In 'Nostoc azollae' 0708, the following are encoded in one genomic region:
- a CDS encoding TlyA family RNA methyltransferase, producing the protein MVKQRLDTLLVDLGLSPSRQQAQRLIQAGEVRVNQQVIDKAGTEVDITAQIQVKQRPPFVSRGGEKLGKALEFFGISVTRRICLDGGISTGGFTDCLLQAGAIQVYGIDVGYGQVDWKIRTDERVILKERTNLRQLQPEELYPENATSPDLAVVDVSFISLTKVLPAVWRLTQFPKEAVLLVKPQFEVGKNRVGKKGVVRDAKDHAEAILQVLKTALELGWKYKGLTWSPITGPAGNIEYLLWLGMESETISLALDAVEEMTKSAVADFR; encoded by the coding sequence TTGGTTAAACAACGATTAGATACTTTATTAGTAGATTTGGGTCTATCTCCCTCTCGTCAGCAAGCACAACGGCTGATTCAAGCTGGTGAGGTAAGGGTCAATCAACAAGTAATTGATAAAGCTGGAACTGAAGTTGATATTACCGCACAAATTCAAGTTAAACAACGTCCTCCTTTTGTTTCTCGTGGCGGTGAAAAACTTGGTAAAGCTTTAGAATTTTTTGGAATTTCTGTAACTAGACGTATTTGTTTAGATGGGGGAATTTCTACAGGAGGTTTTACAGATTGTTTATTACAAGCTGGTGCAATTCAAGTTTATGGAATTGATGTTGGTTACGGACAAGTTGATTGGAAAATCAGAACTGATGAACGAGTTATTTTAAAAGAACGCACTAATTTACGTCAATTACAACCAGAAGAATTATATCCTGAAAATGCGACTTCGCCTGATTTAGCAGTGGTTGATGTGTCGTTTATTTCTTTAACTAAAGTTTTACCTGCGGTGTGGCGTTTAACTCAATTTCCTAAAGAAGCAGTTTTATTAGTAAAGCCTCAGTTTGAAGTTGGAAAAAACCGCGTCGGTAAAAAAGGTGTGGTGCGTGATGCAAAAGATCATGCTGAGGCGATTCTGCAAGTATTAAAAACAGCCTTGGAGTTAGGTTGGAAATATAAAGGTTTAACTTGGTCGCCAATAACTGGCCCTGCGGGAAATATTGAATATCTTTTGTGGTTAGGGATGGAAAGTGAGACAATATCACTGGCTTTAGATGCTGTTGAGGAAATGACTAAATCAGCTGTTGCGGATTTTCGTTAA
- a CDS encoding Uma2 family endonuclease — translation MFALISPDKTQIPPGAVVRMPATWEEYQALCQQRCARTIPRLKYRDGEVILMLPLPQHGRDAHLIASVITTLLDYLQREFDAFIPITMELPEESGLVVNQGNVAG, via the coding sequence ATGTTTGCTCTGATATCACCAGATAAAACCCAAATTCCTCCTGGTGCAGTGGTGCGGATGCCTGCAACATGGGAAGAGTATCAAGCTCTATGTCAACAACGGTGCGCTCGCACAATTCCACGACTAAAATATCGAGATGGGGAAGTCATACTGATGTTACCTTTGCCACAACATGGACGAGATGCTCACCTGATCGCCAGTGTAATTACTACCCTTCTCGATTATCTTCAGCGTGAATTTGATGCTTTCATCCCGATAACGATGGAACTCCCTGAAGAAAGCGGACTAGTAGTCAACCAAGGCAATGTTGCTGGGTAA
- the apcB gene encoding allophycocyanin subunit beta, whose amino-acid sequence MRDAVTTLIKNYDVIGRYLDRNAMDSLKSYFETGTARVQAAAVINSNAAAIVKQAGSKLFEELPELIRPGGNAYTTRRYAACLRDMDYYLRYATYAVVAGNMNVLDERVLQGLRETYNSLGVPIGSTVQGIQIMKGIVKEQVAAAGVANTAFVDEPFDHITRELSEQDV is encoded by the coding sequence ATGCGCGATGCAGTTACAACTTTAATTAAGAATTATGACGTAATCGGCAGATATCTTGACCGGAATGCGATGGATAGCCTCAAGTCTTACTTTGAAACTGGTACGGCAAGAGTGCAAGCGGCAGCTGTGATTAATTCTAATGCGGCAGCTATTGTTAAACAAGCTGGTTCTAAATTGTTTGAAGAATTACCAGAATTGATTCGTCCTGGTGGTAATGCTTATACGACCCGTCGTTATGCAGCTTGTTTGCGTGATATGGATTATTACCTGCGTTATGCTACTTATGCGGTAGTGGCTGGTAATATGAATGTGTTAGATGAGCGTGTATTACAAGGGTTACGAGAAACCTACAATTCTTTGGGTGTACCCATTGGTTCGACTGTTCAAGGTATTCAGATTATGAAGGGTATTGTTAAGGAGCAAGTAGCAGCAGCTGGTGTTGCTAATACTGCTTTTGTTGATGAGCCTTTTGACCATATCACTCGTGAGTTGAGTGAACAGGATGTTTAA
- the glnA gene encoding type I glutamate--ammonia ligase: protein MTTPQEVLKRIKDEKIQMIDLKFIDTPGTWQHLTVYQNQIEESSFTDGVPFDGSSIRGWKGIEESDMIMVLDPNTAWIDPFMKEPTLSIICSIKEPRTGEWYNRCPRVIAQKAIDYLASTGLGDTAFFGPEAEFFIFDDVRYDQTANEGYYHVDSVEGRWNTGRKGKNGEVDGPNLGYKTRFKEGYFPVPPTDSFQDIRTEMLLTMAACGVPIEKQHHEVATGGQCELGFKFGKLIEAADWLMTYKYVVKNVARKYGKTVTFMPKPIFGDNGSGMHCHQSIWKGGQPLFAGDKYADMSEMGLYYIGGILKHAPALLGITNPTTNSYKRLVPGYEAPVNLAYSQGNRSASVRIPLSGDNPKAKRLEFRCPDATSNPYLAFAAMLCAGIDGIKNKIHPGEPLDKNIYELSPEELAKIPSTPGSLELALEALEDDHAFLTATGVFSKDFIQNWIDYKLANEVKQMQLRPHPYEFFLYYDC from the coding sequence ATGACAACCCCACAAGAAGTGTTGAAAAGAATAAAAGATGAAAAAATTCAGATGATTGATCTGAAATTCATCGATACACCAGGTACATGGCAGCACCTTACGGTTTACCAGAACCAAATTGAGGAAAGCTCATTTACTGATGGTGTACCCTTTGACGGTTCCAGTATTCGGGGTTGGAAAGGCATCGAAGAATCCGACATGATAATGGTCTTAGATCCCAACACAGCTTGGATCGACCCGTTTATGAAAGAGCCAACTCTAAGTATTATTTGTAGCATTAAAGAACCACGTACAGGCGAATGGTACAACCGTTGCCCCCGTGTAATTGCCCAAAAAGCAATAGATTATCTGGCTTCCACAGGACTCGGTGACACAGCCTTTTTCGGTCCAGAAGCTGAATTCTTCATCTTTGATGATGTCCGCTACGACCAAACCGCCAATGAAGGCTACTATCATGTAGACTCTGTAGAAGGTCGTTGGAACACCGGTAGAAAGGGTAAAAACGGTGAAGTGGATGGTCCTAATCTGGGTTACAAAACACGCTTCAAAGAAGGTTACTTCCCAGTTCCTCCAACCGATAGCTTCCAAGATATTCGGACAGAAATGTTGTTGACAATGGCAGCTTGTGGCGTACCCATTGAAAAGCAACACCATGAAGTTGCAACCGGTGGTCAGTGCGAACTCGGTTTCAAATTTGGTAAGTTAATCGAAGCTGCTGACTGGCTGATGACCTACAAATACGTTGTCAAGAACGTGGCTAGAAAATACGGCAAAACCGTTACCTTCATGCCCAAACCCATTTTTGGTGATAACGGTTCTGGTATGCACTGTCACCAGTCTATTTGGAAGGGTGGTCAACCCCTTTTTGCAGGTGACAAATATGCTGACATGAGCGAAATGGGACTCTACTACATCGGTGGTATCCTCAAGCACGCTCCAGCATTGTTGGGAATCACAAACCCCACTACAAACTCTTACAAGCGCCTCGTCCCAGGTTATGAAGCACCAGTAAACTTGGCTTACTCCCAAGGAAACCGTTCTGCTTCTGTGCGGATTCCTCTGTCTGGAGACAACCCCAAAGCCAAGCGATTGGAGTTTCGTTGTCCTGATGCCACTTCTAACCCTTACTTAGCCTTCGCAGCCATGCTTTGCGCTGGTATTGACGGTATCAAGAACAAAATTCATCCTGGTGAACCCTTAGATAAGAATATCTATGAACTTTCTCCAGAAGAACTAGCTAAGATTCCTTCTACTCCAGGTTCTTTAGAACTAGCTTTGGAAGCACTGGAAGATGACCACGCTTTCTTAACTGCAACTGGCGTATTCTCAAAAGATTTCATTCAAAACTGGATTGACTACAAACTGGCTAACGAAGTGAAGCAGATGCAGTTGCGTCCTCATCCCTACGAATTTTTTTTGTATTACGATTGCTAA
- the patX gene encoding heterocyst-inhibiting protein PatX — protein sequence MRAAISLLVSSLVFGSLAFNYDAMFTSLSHLLIANSGSGKLLADNSKPGPNQPEQPAPHRGSGRKESIEFFLNISSAV from the coding sequence ATGCGTGCTGCCATTTCACTTTTAGTATCGAGTCTGGTATTCGGCTCCTTAGCTTTTAACTACGACGCAATGTTCACTAGCCTTTCCCATTTGCTGATTGCTAATTCTGGTTCAGGAAAGCTGCTTGCAGACAATTCCAAACCCGGTCCTAACCAACCAGAACAGCCAGCACCTCATCGCGGTAGTGGACGTAAGGAGTCCATAGAATTTTTCCTAAACATAAGTTCTGCCGTTTAA
- a CDS encoding FAD-dependent oxidoreductase gives MNQTYTTDVLVVGGATGGTAAAIQAARRGAKTILVSEFCWLGGMLTYTGVSATDGNELQSFQTGLWGAFIQELHQRQPGGLDNSWVSFFSYDPRIAAEIFAAWVQELPNLQWISGRIPLGVLHQGDCITGVSFADFTVNAKIILDGTELGDLLALGEVPYRWGWELKSEWGETSAPGNFNSLTEKYPVQAPTWVVLMEDFGESIAPEIPSAPNYDPLLFTGAWDDYGAEKFLNYGRLPGNRFMINWPICGNDYGQDVGRLIKSDIARREFNQECFWHSQNFARFIQTQLGRRYGLAEGVFPSLSPAFALHPYFRESRRLEGLITVCEQDILPLAGGTVAAKFDDAIAVGNYANDHHYPGVKFLLQPKSIRWGGRWTGTPFTIPYRSLIPKSTDGLLVCEKNISVSHIANGATRVQPVVMGIGQAAGMAAALCCELNCQPRDLPVRKLQTALLTDERSPTAIVPLFNLPMNHPDWLDWQIHYLDNSETYPTSGNCPCLSVEPRDYSNLDCFIGIFNRLDQQDYRFTITNSTQLLPRTWQVVTLGSCIDEQLQLLTQNQKLTVWGRANLSGNWLLVEHIDEVSN, from the coding sequence ATGAATCAAACCTATACAACAGATGTCTTAGTGGTCGGAGGGGCAACCGGTGGAACTGCGGCCGCTATCCAAGCAGCACGACGAGGCGCTAAAACTATCCTGGTTAGCGAATTCTGCTGGTTAGGCGGAATGTTAACATATACTGGCGTATCTGCAACGGATGGCAATGAATTACAATCTTTCCAAACAGGTCTATGGGGAGCGTTTATACAAGAATTACACCAACGACAGCCAGGAGGATTAGATAATAGTTGGGTGAGCTTTTTTAGTTATGATCCGCGTATAGCTGCAGAAATTTTTGCAGCCTGGGTGCAGGAATTACCCAATCTACAATGGATATCGGGAAGAATCCCTTTAGGAGTATTGCATCAGGGAGACTGTATTACAGGTGTAAGCTTTGCAGATTTCACAGTCAACGCCAAAATTATTCTTGATGGTACAGAGTTAGGAGATTTGTTGGCTTTAGGGGAAGTACCTTACCGTTGGGGTTGGGAACTAAAGTCAGAGTGGGGAGAAACTAGCGCACCAGGAAATTTTAACTCTCTGACTGAAAAATATCCTGTGCAAGCACCGACTTGGGTTGTACTGATGGAGGATTTTGGGGAAAGTATCGCCCCAGAAATTCCATCTGCTCCTAATTATGACCCATTGCTGTTTACTGGGGCTTGGGATGACTATGGGGCAGAAAAATTTTTGAACTATGGACGTTTGCCTGGAAATCGGTTTATGATCAACTGGCCTATTTGTGGCAACGACTACGGCCAAGATGTCGGGCGTTTGATAAAGTCAGATATAGCAAGACGTGAGTTTAACCAAGAATGTTTCTGGCATAGTCAGAACTTTGCCCGTTTTATCCAAACTCAGCTTGGTAGACGCTACGGTTTAGCAGAAGGAGTTTTTCCTAGTCTCTCTCCAGCTTTTGCACTTCATCCCTATTTTCGGGAAAGTCGCCGCTTAGAGGGACTCATTACTGTCTGTGAGCAGGATATCCTACCATTAGCAGGTGGTACAGTTGCCGCTAAGTTTGATGATGCGATCGCAGTCGGTAACTACGCCAATGACCATCATTATCCTGGTGTCAAGTTCTTACTGCAACCCAAATCTATTCGCTGGGGGGGACGTTGGACAGGAACACCCTTTACTATACCCTATCGTTCTCTGATTCCTAAGTCTACAGATGGTTTGCTGGTCTGTGAGAAAAATATTTCTGTATCCCATATTGCTAATGGGGCTACCAGAGTGCAACCTGTAGTCATGGGTATTGGTCAAGCAGCGGGTATGGCAGCTGCTCTGTGTTGTGAGTTAAACTGTCAGCCCAGGGATTTGCCAGTGAGGAAGTTGCAAACAGCTTTATTAACTGATGAGCGATCACCTACTGCAATTGTTCCCTTGTTCAATTTACCAATGAATCATCCAGACTGGTTAGACTGGCAAATTCATTATTTAGATAACTCAGAAACCTATCCCACCAGTGGAAATTGTCCTTGTTTATCAGTTGAACCGCGTGATTACTCGAATCTTGATTGTTTCATAGGCATTTTTAATCGTCTAGACCAACAAGACTACAGGTTTACTATCACAAACTCAACTCAATTATTACCGAGAACTTGGCAAGTTGTGACTTTGGGATCATGCATTGATGAGCAACTGCAACTCCTGACCCAAAATCAAAAGCTTACTGTCTGGGGTCGTGCAAATTTATCTGGTAATTGGCTACTTGTCGAACATATCGACGAAGTATCAAATTGA
- a CDS encoding zinc-dependent dehydrogenase, producing MKAQVFRGVNQLSYEEIPVPTLEADEVLVQVRVVGLCQSDVKKIRYPLYEPPRIFGHETAGTIASVGSQVQGWMLGQRVAVMHHIPCMRCAYCLNDNFSMCDVYKHISTTAGFNPSGGGFAEYVKVPGHIVQNGGLIPIPDDISFEEASFVEPTNCCLKALDKAKVGPGQTVLVTGAGPIGLMFIMLVKYFGGRAIATDLLPSRIEKAVQVGGAEAAFDARDPDLPGKIQALTRGMGVDFTLLAVPSDKAFFQALDCTRKGGRILFFAEFPDEVEIPINPNILYHREIDLMGSYSSSYRLQSLSADIVFNRRIDVKALISDHYPLQDLSQAVNQAITPTPETYKILIYP from the coding sequence GTGAAAGCACAAGTATTTAGAGGCGTAAATCAATTATCCTACGAAGAAATCCCAGTTCCGACACTGGAAGCAGATGAAGTCCTGGTACAGGTGCGGGTTGTGGGTTTGTGTCAGTCAGATGTTAAAAAAATTCGTTATCCTTTGTATGAACCACCTCGCATATTTGGACACGAAACGGCTGGAACGATCGCATCTGTAGGTTCTCAAGTACAAGGGTGGATGCTAGGACAACGGGTAGCGGTGATGCACCATATACCATGTATGCGTTGCGCCTATTGCTTAAATGATAATTTCTCGATGTGCGATGTTTATAAACATATCTCCACTACCGCAGGTTTTAATCCTAGTGGTGGTGGTTTTGCTGAGTATGTGAAAGTACCAGGCCATATTGTGCAGAATGGTGGGTTAATTCCTATTCCTGATGATATCAGTTTTGAAGAAGCCAGTTTTGTTGAACCGACTAATTGCTGTTTAAAAGCTCTTGATAAAGCTAAAGTTGGACCAGGACAAACTGTGTTAGTAACTGGGGCTGGTCCAATTGGGTTAATGTTTATAATGTTGGTGAAGTATTTTGGTGGGAGAGCGATCGCAACTGACCTGCTACCTTCTAGAATTGAAAAAGCTGTGCAAGTGGGAGGAGCAGAAGCGGCTTTTGATGCCCGTGATCCTGATTTACCAGGAAAGATTCAAGCTTTAACTAGAGGTATGGGTGTTGATTTCACGTTGTTAGCTGTCCCCAGTGATAAAGCATTTTTTCAAGCATTAGACTGTACCCGCAAAGGTGGAAGAATTCTCTTTTTTGCTGAGTTTCCCGATGAAGTGGAAATTCCCATTAACCCAAATATTCTTTATCATCGAGAAATTGACCTAATGGGTAGTTATAGTTCATCTTACCGTCTGCAAAGTCTATCTGCGGATATAGTTTTTAATCGTCGCATTGATGTTAAAGCCTTGATTAGCGATCACTATCCCCTACAAGATTTATCACAAGCTGTAAACCAAGCGATCACACCCACACCAGAAACGTATAAAATTTTGATTTATCCCTAA
- a CDS encoding inorganic phosphate transporter: protein MACATLRYQTIMIIIAFLGLYVAFNLGANDVANAMGTSVGSKAVTFKQAIIIAGILEFTGAVLFGHGVTETLGTKIAHPDLFIATPQTLALGMVTVLISAGVWLQIATALGLPVSSSHAVVGAIAGFTWVALGIEAIDWSSIRLITIGWVLTPIISAIIAAFFYVFIQHWILSQPDPRLQLQEWIPWLSTTLLSIFGVIVLPSLTKPLTNFLIEKVGFNIPAHDIPIFTGAAAAIGLILYSWRKLNSPITNHQSPITNPTEQLFGRFQLLSACFVAFAHGSNDVGNAIAPLAVIYYINQTHSVPNNGITIPLWITILGGVGIVAGLAIWGKKVIATIAENIISLQPSSGFCAELATATTILLASRLGLPVSTSHALVGGVVGIGLVQNLKSIKFQTLQGIATAWVITVPISAVISAIIFSIIRIILNLK from the coding sequence ATGGCTTGCGCCACGCTACGCTATCAGACAATTATGATTATAATCGCTTTCTTAGGCTTATACGTTGCTTTTAACCTGGGTGCAAATGACGTTGCTAACGCCATGGGAACATCTGTAGGTTCTAAAGCCGTCACCTTCAAACAAGCAATCATTATTGCCGGAATCCTAGAATTTACAGGTGCTGTATTATTCGGGCATGGAGTGACAGAAACACTAGGGACGAAAATTGCCCACCCCGACTTATTTATCGCTACACCACAAACCCTCGCTTTAGGGATGGTAACGGTACTGATATCAGCCGGGGTATGGCTGCAAATAGCCACCGCACTAGGTTTACCAGTCTCCTCATCTCATGCAGTAGTCGGTGCGATTGCAGGCTTTACTTGGGTAGCATTAGGCATAGAAGCAATAGATTGGTCATCTATTCGTTTAATAACCATAGGTTGGGTATTAACACCCATTATTAGTGCAATTATCGCTGCTTTTTTTTACGTTTTCATCCAACACTGGATCTTATCTCAACCAGACCCTCGCCTACAATTACAAGAATGGATTCCCTGGTTAAGCACAACTTTACTGAGTATATTTGGTGTAATAGTTCTACCATCCTTAACTAAACCACTGACAAACTTTTTAATTGAGAAAGTCGGTTTCAACATCCCTGCTCACGACATCCCCATTTTCACAGGTGCAGCAGCAGCAATTGGACTTATACTCTATAGCTGGAGAAAACTGAACTCCCCAATCACCAATCACCAATCACCAATCACTAATCCCACAGAGCAATTATTCGGACGCTTCCAACTATTAAGTGCTTGCTTTGTCGCTTTTGCACATGGTTCAAATGATGTCGGCAATGCGATTGCACCCCTAGCTGTCATTTACTACATCAATCAAACACATAGCGTCCCGAACAACGGAATCACGATTCCCTTATGGATTACGATTCTTGGTGGTGTCGGCATAGTCGCAGGTTTGGCAATATGGGGCAAAAAAGTCATAGCCACCATCGCTGAAAACATCATCTCCCTACAACCTAGTAGCGGATTTTGTGCCGAACTAGCCACAGCCACTACCATCTTACTAGCTTCCCGATTAGGTCTACCTGTATCTACCTCTCATGCGCTTGTTGGTGGTGTAGTAGGCATTGGACTGGTGCAAAACCTCAAATCCATCAAATTTCAAACACTCCAAGGAATCGCCACAGCCTGGGTAATTACAGTCCCAATCAGTGCTGTAATCAGCGCCATAATATTCAGTATTATCCGGATCATATTAAATTTAAAATGA
- a CDS encoding EamA family transporter, translated as MGRFEKRPDNPRIRGDLSRAAENALWDIVEDLENLQKNLLKSLQDDVKRLEAEKTRLVNDIQKLIEEKDKLQQARQITEQQVLIRQLAEVLAKHISSQLQSSLKTLATQSIEVEPSERAALRSAKINSTVASEISENVSQMLDNLDDTVTIAFSSLQQELKNYQSHLSQQLSRMHDQRQQGEEILSEFVNRLRGELEKTRETIPLKVVTGGAPTVLQLTEPHKNGFLEKSPERIIAEPISLVTQESPKNENSAINAVITFPLPQENQPSESTSVITADFSAQQSTTELPNQQNISESTSVITADFSAQQSTTEPPTQQNISELTSVITADSSAQQLTTEPPTQSKTPEPISVLSPDFSAKQSTKYQPPLTPNGETIHRRQRTRNSPNWSPIQGGFLLVASSTVMSSLYNVAVKALFNEGSDLLGNFETQQLISPTLGNIFLILMLRLLVVVPLMLLLAPILHPPVWQDLQNLFDSVSISTATNSDKTKPVLLLSVVSGGFLFLSQVLIYIAIGKVTTGIAIALFFIYPMITGLLSWFLFRERPNLFSSGAISSIFFGQLLILGSYSTGTSNTSLGIISGIMSGIAFAIYVIFTRLCAPKLHPVSFALINFATMLLLSFICLLVPLPSDWSLAIRSSNLLEVILSAFMLGVLTLCGYLFNNFGIRKLGGPRSAIIGAVVPILTVIFAGLMIQEKLDLIQILGVLLVTGGAVALSFEKVQTQSQSSSFKN; from the coding sequence ATGGGGCGATTTGAAAAGCGACCAGACAACCCACGAATCAGAGGCGACCTATCTAGAGCAGCTGAAAATGCCCTCTGGGATATAGTTGAAGACCTAGAAAATCTACAAAAAAATCTTCTCAAGTCTTTGCAAGACGATGTAAAGCGTCTAGAAGCTGAAAAAACCCGTTTAGTGAATGATATCCAAAAACTGATAGAGGAAAAAGACAAGTTACAACAGGCTCGACAAATTACCGAACAACAAGTTCTAATTCGTCAGCTGGCGGAAGTTTTAGCAAAGCACATATCCTCCCAATTGCAATCTTCACTGAAGACATTAGCTACCCAATCAATTGAAGTTGAGCCTTCTGAACGTGCCGCGCTCAGATCTGCTAAAATCAACTCTACAGTAGCTAGTGAGATCAGTGAAAATGTCAGCCAAATGCTGGACAATCTCGATGATACTGTCACCATTGCTTTTAGCTCGCTGCAACAAGAACTCAAAAATTATCAGAGTCATCTTTCCCAGCAGCTATCACGAATGCATGACCAACGGCAGCAAGGGGAAGAGATTTTATCAGAATTTGTGAATCGCCTCCGAGGGGAACTAGAGAAGACCAGAGAAACCATTCCTCTCAAGGTGGTAACAGGAGGTGCGCCAACAGTTTTACAACTAACTGAACCTCACAAAAACGGTTTTTTGGAAAAATCACCAGAACGAATTATTGCTGAACCAATTTCCTTGGTAACTCAGGAATCGCCAAAAAATGAAAATTCAGCAATCAACGCTGTGATTACATTTCCACTCCCCCAGGAAAATCAGCCCTCGGAATCAACTTCTGTTATCACTGCTGATTTTTCAGCACAACAATCCACCACAGAATTACCAAATCAACAAAACATATCTGAGTCAACTTCTGTTATCACTGCTGATTTTTCAGCACAACAATCCACCACAGAACCACCAACTCAACAAAACATATCTGAGTTAACTTCTGTTATCACTGCTGATTCTTCAGCACAACAATTAACCACAGAACCACCAACTCAATCCAAAACACCTGAGCCAATTTCTGTTCTTTCTCCTGATTTCTCAGCAAAGCAATCAACTAAATACCAACCCCCACTAACACCCAACGGGGAAACAATACATCGACGACAAAGAACCCGCAATTCTCCAAACTGGTCGCCGATTCAGGGAGGTTTTCTGTTGGTTGCATCCTCAACAGTGATGTCATCGCTTTATAACGTAGCTGTGAAGGCGCTTTTTAATGAAGGTTCTGATTTGCTCGGAAATTTTGAAACCCAGCAATTGATATCACCAACCTTGGGGAATATTTTCTTAATTTTAATGCTCCGGTTATTGGTGGTTGTGCCATTGATGTTACTTTTGGCTCCCATCTTACATCCCCCAGTTTGGCAAGACCTACAAAATTTATTTGATTCAGTGAGTATAAGTACTGCTACCAATAGTGACAAAACAAAACCAGTTTTATTGTTATCAGTTGTAAGTGGTGGCTTTTTATTTTTGTCACAGGTACTGATTTACATTGCTATTGGTAAAGTAACAACAGGAATCGCGATCGCACTGTTCTTTATCTATCCCATGATTACTGGACTCTTATCATGGTTTCTCTTTCGTGAGCGTCCTAATTTATTTAGTTCTGGTGCAATTTCCAGCATCTTTTTTGGTCAATTATTAATCTTGGGTAGTTATTCAACTGGTACGAGTAATACCTCTTTAGGAATTATTTCTGGAATTATGTCCGGAATAGCTTTTGCTATTTACGTAATTTTTACTAGGTTATGCGCTCCGAAACTGCATCCAGTTTCATTTGCTTTAATTAACTTTGCCACAATGTTGCTATTAAGCTTCATCTGTTTATTAGTACCATTACCAAGCGATTGGAGTTTAGCTATTAGATCATCCAATTTACTGGAAGTGATTTTAAGTGCTTTTATGTTGGGTGTTCTCACTCTTTGTGGATATTTATTTAACAACTTTGGAATTCGCAAATTAGGTGGGCCACGCTCGGCTATAATTGGTGCTGTTGTTCCAATTTTAACAGTGATTTTTGCTGGATTAATGATTCAGGAAAAACTGGATCTCATTCAAATCTTGGGAGTTTTATTAGTAACTGGTGGTGCTGTTGCTCTCAGCTTTGAGAAAGTGCAAACTCAATCGCAATCTTCTAGCTTCAAGAATTAA
- the hetR gene encoding heterocyst differentiation master regulator HetR produces the protein MSNDIDLIKRLGPSAMDQIMLYLAFSAMRTSGHRHGAFLDAAATAAKCAIYMTYLEQGQNLRMTGHLHHLEPKRVKIIVEEVRQALTEGKLLKMLGSQEPRYLIQLPYLWMEKYPWHPGRSRVPGTSLTSEEKKQIERKLPKNLPDAQLVTSFEFLELIEFLHKRSQEELPPHHQMPLSEALAEHIKRRLLYSGTVTRIDSPWGMPFYALTRPFYAPADDQERTYTMVEDTARYFRMMKDWAERKANSMRAVEELDIPIEQMQQAMEELDEIIRAWADKYHQDGGMPMVLQMVFANQDQ, from the coding sequence ATGAGTAACGACATAGATCTGATCAAACGTCTGGGTCCGAGTGCGATGGATCAGATCATGCTTTATCTAGCTTTCAGTGCCATGCGTACAAGTGGACACAGGCATGGAGCATTTTTGGATGCAGCCGCAACAGCAGCTAAGTGTGCAATTTATATGACCTATCTGGAGCAGGGACAAAACCTGCGAATGACAGGACATTTGCACCACCTTGAGCCAAAGCGAGTAAAAATCATTGTTGAAGAAGTAAGACAAGCTCTGACTGAAGGTAAATTGCTAAAAATGCTGGGTTCCCAAGAACCGCGCTATTTGATTCAACTGCCATATCTATGGATGGAAAAATATCCTTGGCATCCAGGAAGATCCCGTGTTCCTGGTACAAGCTTGACAAGCGAAGAGAAAAAGCAAATTGAGCGCAAGTTGCCCAAAAACTTACCAGATGCTCAGTTAGTTACTTCCTTTGAGTTTTTGGAGTTGATTGAGTTTCTCCACAAGCGATCACAAGAGGAGTTACCACCTCACCACCAAATGCCCCTGAGTGAAGCCTTAGCAGAACATATCAAGCGCCGTTTACTCTACTCAGGTACAGTCACACGCATTGATTCACCTTGGGGAATGCCCTTCTATGCACTGACTCGTCCTTTTTACGCCCCAGCAGACGACCAAGAGCGTACTTACACAATGGTGGAAGATACTGCTCGCTATTTCCGCATGATGAAAGATTGGGCGGAAAGAAAAGCCAATTCTATGCGTGCTGTGGAAGAATTGGATATCCCCATTGAACAAATGCAGCAGGCTATGGAAGAATTAGATGAAATCATCCGTGCTTGGGCAGATAAATATCACCAAGATGGAGGTATGCCTATGGTCTTACAAATGGTGTTTGCTAATCAAGACCAGTAA